A single Pantoea rwandensis DNA region contains:
- the rbsC gene encoding ribose ABC transporter permease has product MSTQTLPASRRWFSKAWLLEQKSLIALIVLIAVVASQSPNFFTVANMFNILQQTSVNAIMAVGMTLVILTSGIDLSVGSLLALTGAVAASIVGLEVNALVAVAASLALGAAIGGITGVIVARGKVQAFIATLVMMLLLRGVTMVYTNGSPINTGFSDNADLFGWFGIGRPLGIPTPVWLMAVVFALAWYMLHHTRLGRYIYALGGNEAATRLSGINVNRVKIIVYSLCGLLAALAGTIEVARLSSAQPTAGTGYELDAIAAVVLGGTSLAGGKGRIMGTLIGALILGFLNNGLNLMGVSSYYQMIVKAVVILLAVLVDNKSSK; this is encoded by the coding sequence ATGAGCACCCAAACCTTACCCGCCAGCCGTCGCTGGTTTAGCAAAGCCTGGCTGCTGGAGCAGAAATCGCTGATTGCGCTGATCGTGCTGATTGCCGTGGTGGCGAGCCAAAGCCCGAACTTCTTCACCGTTGCCAACATGTTCAACATTCTGCAGCAGACCTCGGTTAACGCCATTATGGCCGTCGGCATGACGCTGGTGATTCTGACTTCGGGTATTGATCTGTCGGTGGGCTCGCTGCTGGCACTCACTGGTGCGGTCGCAGCTTCGATTGTCGGTTTGGAAGTGAATGCGCTGGTGGCAGTAGCGGCTTCGCTGGCACTGGGTGCGGCAATTGGCGGTATTACCGGCGTGATTGTGGCGCGCGGCAAGGTACAGGCGTTTATCGCCACGCTGGTCATGATGCTGCTGCTGCGCGGCGTCACCATGGTGTACACCAACGGCAGCCCGATCAATACCGGTTTTAGTGATAACGCCGATCTGTTTGGCTGGTTTGGTATTGGTCGTCCGCTGGGCATCCCAACGCCGGTGTGGCTGATGGCAGTGGTGTTCGCGCTGGCGTGGTACATGCTGCATCACACGCGCCTCGGTCGTTACATCTATGCGTTAGGCGGCAATGAAGCGGCGACACGTCTGTCAGGTATCAACGTTAACCGCGTCAAAATCATCGTCTATTCGCTGTGTGGTCTGTTGGCGGCGCTGGCGGGCACCATCGAAGTCGCGCGTCTTTCCTCTGCGCAACCGACGGCAGGCACCGGTTATGAACTGGATGCGATTGCGGCGGTGGTATTAGGCGGAACCAGCCTGGCGGGCGGCAAAGGTCGCATTATGGGCACGCTGATTGGCGCGCTGATCCTGGGTTTCCTGAACAACGGCCTGAATCTGATGGGCGTATCTTCTTACTACCAAATGATTGTTAAAGCCGTTGTCATTCTGCTGGCGGTGCTGGTGGATAACAAAAGCAGCAAATAA
- the rbsB gene encoding ribose ABC transporter substrate-binding protein RbsB, whose translation MKKLTALAVILGATLSAGAMAKDTIALVVSTLNNPFFVSLKDGAQKEADKLGYNLVVLDSQNNPAKELANVQDLTVRGTKLMLINPTDSDAVGNAVKMANQANIPVITLDRVAAQGTVVSHVASDNRFGGKMAGDFIAKKLGDGAKIIELQGIAGTSAARERGEGFKQAADAHKFNILASQPADFDRTKGLNVMQNLLQAHPDVQAVFAQNDEMALGALRALQTAGKTDVLVVGFDGTADGVKAVEAGKLTATVAQMPDKIGVIGVDTADKVLKGEKVQSVNPVDLKLVTK comes from the coding sequence ATGAAAAAGTTAACTGCATTGGCCGTCATCCTTGGCGCCACCCTCAGTGCTGGCGCGATGGCTAAGGACACCATTGCGCTGGTTGTATCAACGCTGAATAATCCGTTCTTTGTGTCTCTGAAAGATGGCGCACAGAAAGAAGCCGACAAACTGGGTTATAACCTGGTGGTGCTGGATTCGCAGAATAACCCGGCGAAAGAGCTGGCGAACGTACAGGACCTGACTGTGCGTGGCACCAAGCTGATGCTGATTAACCCAACGGATTCTGATGCCGTGGGTAATGCCGTGAAGATGGCCAACCAGGCTAACATTCCGGTGATCACCCTGGACCGCGTGGCGGCACAGGGCACCGTGGTGAGCCACGTGGCTTCTGACAACCGCTTCGGCGGTAAAATGGCCGGTGACTTCATTGCGAAGAAACTGGGCGATGGCGCAAAAATCATTGAGCTGCAGGGTATTGCCGGGACTTCCGCAGCGCGCGAGCGTGGCGAAGGCTTCAAGCAGGCTGCTGATGCGCACAAATTTAATATCCTGGCGAGCCAGCCAGCAGATTTCGACCGTACTAAAGGTCTGAACGTGATGCAGAACCTGCTGCAGGCGCATCCGGATGTACAGGCGGTATTTGCTCAGAACGACGAAATGGCGCTGGGCGCACTGCGTGCGCTGCAGACTGCCGGTAAAACCGATGTGCTGGTGGTGGGCTTTGACGGTACCGCTGACGGTGTGAAAGCGGTAGAAGCCGGTAAACTGACCGCCACAGTGGCGCAGATGCCTGATAAAATTGGCGTGATTGGTGTGGACACTGCCGATAAAGTGCTGAAAGGCGAAAAAGTACAGTCGGTTAATCCAGTTGACCTGAAGCTGGTCACCAAATAA